The following proteins are encoded in a genomic region of Thiomicrospira sp. R3:
- a CDS encoding protein disulfide oxidoreductase yields the protein MTHKQRLIALWQNKWINNGVWLVGFLIIYLSLRPFMQGDVVKDIAPNFSATTLSGEVIELSDFRGEAVLIHFWATWCPICEFSRDGIERIAQDYQVISVATQSGDNATLLDYAQQHAMNPSLIINDQDGRLFNLYGARAVPADFIINAKGEVAFVEVGLSSSWGMRARLWWANR from the coding sequence ATGACCCACAAACAACGTCTCATCGCACTTTGGCAAAACAAATGGATCAATAATGGTGTGTGGTTAGTAGGTTTTTTGATTATTTATTTAAGCCTACGCCCCTTTATGCAAGGCGATGTCGTTAAGGATATCGCACCCAACTTTAGCGCAACAACATTAAGCGGCGAGGTCATTGAGCTAAGCGACTTTCGAGGTGAAGCCGTTTTAATTCACTTCTGGGCTACCTGGTGTCCAATTTGTGAGTTTTCGCGTGATGGCATCGAACGCATTGCACAAGATTACCAAGTGATCAGCGTGGCAACCCAGTCGGGTGACAATGCAACTCTGCTGGATTATGCCCAACAGCACGCCATGAACCCAAGCTTGATTATTAATGACCAAGACGGTCGCTTGTTCAATCTCTATGGCGCTCGCGCAGTGCCCGCTGACTTTATTATTAATGCAAAAGGCGAAGTCGCTTTTGTAGAAGTCGGTCTGAGTTCAAGCTGGGGTATGCGTGCAAGACTATGGTGGGCTAATCGTTGA
- the yrfG gene encoding GMP/IMP nucleotidase translates to MYQVLWDQIDTVLLDMDGTLLDLHFDWKFWSEYLPEAYAHHHRLPLENAKRFVSQAVKQQTGTLNWYCLDYWSGRLNLSVADLKHDLKHLIRKHPDVIEFLSQLKQLNMQVIMVTNAHRDSLVLKLERTAIEPYFDHIISAHDFRTPKEDIRIWTFIQQVAPYDPARTLLVDDNIRALNTAKEFGIAHLLAAIHVSPHMDKVDPQGYPHFEHYADIMPIKQG, encoded by the coding sequence ATGTATCAAGTCCTTTGGGATCAGATCGATACCGTGCTTTTAGACATGGATGGCACACTTTTAGATTTACACTTTGACTGGAAATTTTGGTCTGAATACCTGCCAGAGGCCTACGCTCACCATCATCGCTTACCTCTTGAAAATGCCAAACGCTTTGTAAGCCAAGCGGTCAAACAACAGACCGGAACGCTAAACTGGTATTGCTTAGACTATTGGAGCGGCCGTCTGAACCTATCAGTCGCCGATCTGAAACATGACCTTAAACACCTGATACGCAAACACCCAGATGTTATTGAGTTTCTTAGCCAGCTCAAACAACTTAACATGCAAGTGATTATGGTCACCAACGCACACCGTGATAGCCTAGTGCTAAAACTTGAACGTACTGCAATAGAGCCTTACTTTGATCATATTATTTCAGCCCATGATTTTCGCACCCCTAAAGAGGACATACGTATCTGGACGTTTATTCAACAAGTAGCGCCTTACGACCCGGCACGCACGCTATTAGTCGATGACAATATTCGCGCGCTGAATACGGCTAAAGAATTCGGAATTGCTCATTTACTGGCGGCCATTCATGTCAGCCCTCACATGGACAAGGTTGATCCACAAGGTTATCCACATTTCGAACACTACGCAGACATCATGCCAATCAAACAAGGTTAA
- the nudE gene encoding ADP compounds hydrolase NudE yields the protein MENKKLPDILAENIVVKSRIFTVQGQKLQFPNGTQVDYERLVSHPDGAVLIVPMLDDDTLLLIREYSAGVGRYELGFPKGKIDPGETWLEACERECIEEIGYKPLRIDYLDKVSLAAGYMDHHTHLVWVQDLVPAQGEGDEPEPLEVVPWKLSDWPSLLHQPAFSEGRAYAALFLTLQKLGRI from the coding sequence ATGGAAAATAAAAAGTTACCTGACATTCTAGCGGAAAATATTGTGGTTAAGTCGCGAATCTTTACGGTTCAGGGGCAAAAGTTACAATTTCCCAATGGCACTCAGGTGGATTATGAGCGTTTAGTTAGTCATCCGGATGGCGCAGTGTTGATTGTGCCGATGTTGGATGACGATACGTTATTGCTGATTCGTGAGTATAGTGCTGGCGTTGGGCGTTATGAGCTTGGGTTTCCCAAAGGTAAAATTGATCCGGGTGAGACCTGGCTAGAAGCCTGTGAGCGAGAGTGCATCGAAGAAATAGGTTATAAGCCTCTGCGAATTGACTATTTAGATAAGGTGAGTTTAGCCGCAGGTTATATGGATCATCATACGCATTTAGTATGGGTGCAGGACTTAGTGCCGGCTCAGGGTGAGGGCGATGAACCTGAGCCGCTTGAAGTTGTACCTTGGAAGCTAAGTGATTGGCCCAGTCTTTTGCACCAGCCGGCCTTTAGTGAAGGGCGCGCTTATGCCGCCTTGTTTTTAACGTTACAAAAATTAGGACGAATTTAA
- the cysQ gene encoding 3'(2'),5'-bisphosphate nucleotidase CysQ has translation MPLNHYQAWLPHVAEIARQAGAAIMEVYRCEDCEVEKKADGSPVTLADKQADHLIRQALFALAPDIPVVSEENIHATPFSERQAWSSFWLVDPLDGTKEFIERTDEFCVNIALVINGQSVLGVVYVPVYDWLYMAVKGRDAIKVERGMEQVLNVRKLIKPPVNVTVSRRHGKKAEQFIDAIAPTQTLHCGSAIKSCLVAEGRADVYPRFGPTSHWDTAASQVIVEAAGGRIVDAKGEDLRYYPTESILNPHFMVVGNSRYPWPNFPQ, from the coding sequence ATGCCCCTAAATCACTACCAGGCCTGGTTGCCTCATGTGGCTGAGATTGCAAGACAGGCTGGTGCGGCTATTATGGAGGTTTATCGTTGCGAGGATTGTGAGGTTGAGAAAAAAGCCGATGGCTCGCCAGTCACCCTTGCCGACAAACAGGCAGATCATTTAATTCGCCAAGCCTTATTCGCTTTAGCACCCGATATACCAGTGGTTAGCGAAGAAAATATTCATGCAACCCCCTTTTCTGAACGTCAAGCGTGGTCGAGTTTCTGGTTGGTTGATCCTTTGGATGGAACTAAAGAGTTCATCGAACGAACTGATGAGTTCTGCGTCAATATTGCGCTTGTAATTAATGGTCAATCGGTTTTAGGTGTGGTGTATGTGCCAGTGTATGATTGGCTCTATATGGCGGTCAAAGGCCGCGATGCGATTAAGGTTGAGCGGGGCATGGAGCAGGTCTTAAATGTACGAAAACTTATTAAGCCTCCAGTGAATGTAACGGTAAGCCGTCGTCATGGCAAAAAGGCTGAACAATTTATTGATGCGATTGCACCTACCCAAACCTTGCACTGTGGCTCTGCGATTAAATCCTGTTTAGTGGCTGAAGGACGAGCGGACGTCTATCCACGCTTTGGCCCAACTTCCCATTGGGATACCGCAGCTTCACAGGTTATTGTTGAAGCCGCTGGCGGTAGAATTGTCGATGCGAAAGGTGAGGATCTGCGTTACTATCCTACGGAATCGATTTTAAATCCGCATTTTATGGTGGTGGGAAACAGTCGTTATCCCTGGCCTAACTTTCCGCAGTAA